One region of Flavobacterium sp. GSB-24 genomic DNA includes:
- a CDS encoding cbb3-type cytochrome c oxidase subunit I, which yields MSAEAHDHDHGHDHEHEHHHKDTFITKYIFSIDHKMIAKQYLITGIVMGVIGIAMSLLFRMQLAWPEESFKIFNVLLGDKFAPDGVMANDIYLALVTIHGTIMVFFVLTAGLSGTFSNLLIPLQIGARDMASGFMNMISYWLFFISAVVMLCSLFVEAGPASAGWTIYPPLSALPQAIPGSGTGMTLWLVSMAIFIASSLMGSLNYIVTVINLRTKGMSMTRLPLTIWTFFVTAIIGVISFPVLLSAALLLIFDRSFGTSFFLSDIYIAGEVLHYQGGSPVLFEHLFWFLGHPEVYIVILPAMGLVSEIMATNSRKPIFGYRAMIMSVLAIAFLSTIVWGHHMFISGMNPFLGSVFTFTTLLIAIPSAVKAFNWITTLWKGNLQFNPAMLFSIGMVSTFITGGLTGIILGDSTLDINVHDTYFLIAHFHLVMGISALYGMFAGIYHWFPKMYGRMLNKNLGYIHFWVTAVCAYGVFFPMHFIGLAGLPRRYYTNTNFPLFDDLQNVNVLITTFALVGGAFQLVFLYNFFSSIFYGKKAVQNPWRSTTLEWTTPVEHIHGNWPGEIPHVYRWPYDYSNPNHDVDFVPQNVPMKEGEEVLHH from the coding sequence ATGTCAGCAGAAGCGCACGATCACGATCACGGACACGATCACGAGCACGAACATCATCATAAAGACACGTTCATTACTAAATATATCTTTAGTATTGATCACAAAATGATTGCTAAGCAATACTTGATTACTGGTATTGTTATGGGAGTAATTGGTATTGCAATGTCCCTGCTTTTCAGAATGCAATTGGCATGGCCAGAGGAGTCTTTTAAGATATTTAATGTTTTATTAGGAGATAAATTTGCACCTGATGGTGTAATGGCAAATGATATTTATTTAGCTTTAGTTACAATCCACGGTACCATCATGGTATTCTTTGTACTGACGGCTGGTTTGAGTGGAACTTTTAGTAATTTACTTATTCCGCTTCAAATTGGTGCAAGAGATATGGCTTCTGGGTTCATGAATATGATTTCATACTGGTTGTTTTTCATATCTGCTGTAGTAATGTTATGTTCTTTATTTGTTGAGGCTGGACCAGCTTCTGCAGGTTGGACAATTTACCCTCCATTAAGTGCTTTACCACAAGCAATTCCAGGATCTGGTACAGGTATGACTTTATGGTTAGTTTCAATGGCTATCTTTATTGCATCTTCATTAATGGGATCATTAAACTACATTGTAACAGTTATCAATTTAAGAACAAAAGGAATGTCTATGACTAGACTTCCACTTACAATCTGGACATTTTTCGTAACAGCTATTATTGGTGTTATTTCTTTCCCAGTATTGTTATCTGCAGCTTTATTATTGATTTTTGATAGAAGTTTTGGTACTTCATTCTTCTTATCAGATATCTATATTGCAGGAGAGGTTTTACATTATCAAGGAGGTTCTCCAGTATTGTTTGAACACTTATTCTGGTTCTTAGGTCACCCTGAGGTTTACATTGTAATTTTACCTGCAATGGGTCTTGTTTCTGAAATTATGGCTACGAACTCTCGTAAACCAATTTTCGGATATAGAGCGATGATTATGTCAGTTCTTGCTATTGCATTCTTATCTACTATCGTTTGGGGTCACCATATGTTTATTTCAGGTATGAATCCTTTCTTAGGATCTGTATTTACTTTTACAACTTTATTGATTGCAATTCCATCTGCTGTAAAAGCATTTAACTGGATTACAACTTTATGGAAAGGTAATTTACAATTCAACCCTGCTATGTTATTCTCAATTGGAATGGTTTCTACTTTCATCACTGGAGGTTTAACTGGAATCATTTTAGGAGATAGTACTTTAGACATTAACGTTCACGATACTTACTTTTTAATTGCTCACTTTCACTTAGTAATGGGTATCTCTGCACTTTATGGAATGTTTGCTGGTATTTACCACTGGTTCCCTAAAATGTACGGAAGAATGCTAAATAAAAATTTAGGTTATATTCACTTCTGGGTAACTGCGGTTTGTGCTTATGGAGTTTTCTTCCCAATGCACTTTATTGGATTAGCTGGTTTACCAAGACGTTATTATACGAACACAAACTTCCCATTATTTGATGATTTACAAAATGTAAATGTTTTGATTACAACATTTGCTCTTGTAGGAGGTGCGTTCCAATTAGTATTCTTATACAACTTCTTTAGTAGTATTTTCTACGGTAAGAAAGCAGTTCAAAACCCTTGGAGATCTACAACTTTAGAGTGGACAACTCCAGTTGAGCATATCCACGGAAACTGGCCAGGAGAAATTCCTCACGTATACCGTTGGCCGTATGACTACAGTAACCCAAATCATGATGTAGATTTTGTACCTCAAAATGTACCAATGAAAGAAGGTGAAGAAGTTTTACACCACTAG
- the ruvB gene encoding Holliday junction branch migration DNA helicase RuvB: MNENLDPTTKGYNPEELDLEKRLRPLSFDDFAGQDQVLENLKVFVAAANQRGEALDHALFHGPPGLGKTTLANILANELEVGIKITSGPVLDKPGDLAGLLTNLDERDVLFIDEIHRLSPVVEEYLYSAMEDFKIDIMIESGPNARTVQINLNPFTLIGATTRSGLLTAPMRARFGISSRLQYYTTELLTTIVERSASILKMPIALDAAIEIAGRSRGTPRIANALLRRVRDFAQIKGNGTIDLEIARYALKALNVDAHGLDEMDNKILLTIINKFKGGPVGLSTLATAVSESSETIEEVYEPFLIQEGFIMRTPRGREVTDKAYKHLGKINTNIQGGLF; the protein is encoded by the coding sequence ATGAATGAAAATCTAGATCCTACTACGAAAGGATATAACCCAGAAGAATTAGATCTTGAAAAAAGATTGCGTCCGCTGTCATTTGATGATTTTGCAGGACAAGATCAAGTTTTGGAAAATTTGAAAGTATTTGTTGCTGCAGCAAATCAAAGAGGTGAAGCTCTTGATCATGCTTTATTTCATGGGCCTCCAGGTTTAGGAAAAACAACACTTGCCAATATCCTAGCCAATGAGTTAGAAGTTGGCATTAAAATTACTTCGGGACCTGTTCTCGATAAGCCTGGTGATTTAGCTGGTTTGTTGACAAATCTCGACGAAAGAGATGTTTTATTTATTGATGAGATTCATCGTCTAAGTCCAGTTGTTGAAGAATACTTATATTCGGCAATGGAGGATTTTAAGATTGATATCATGATTGAATCAGGTCCGAATGCGAGAACTGTTCAAATCAATTTGAATCCTTTCACACTTATTGGAGCTACCACAAGATCAGGTTTGTTAACGGCCCCAATGCGTGCTCGTTTTGGAATTTCTTCACGTTTACAATATTATACTACAGAACTTTTAACGACAATTGTTGAAAGAAGTGCTTCTATATTAAAAATGCCAATTGCCCTTGATGCTGCGATTGAAATAGCTGGTCGTAGTAGAGGAACTCCTCGTATTGCAAATGCTTTACTTAGAAGAGTTCGTGATTTCGCACAAATAAAAGGTAACGGTACTATAGATTTAGAGATCGCTCGCTATGCTTTAAAAGCATTGAATGTTGATGCTCATGGTTTGGATGAAATGGATAATAAAATCTTGCTTACAATTATTAATAAATTTAAAGGAGGACCAGTAGGACTTTCAACTTTAGCAACGGCGGTTAGTGAAAGTAGCGAAACTATTGAAGAAGTTTATGAACCTTTTTTGATTCAAGAAGGATTTATTATGCGAACTCCTCGTGGTAGAGAAGTTACAGATAAGGCCTATAAACATTTAGGAAAGATAAATACAAACATTCAAGGTGGATTGTTTTAA
- a CDS encoding cytochrome P450: MSISKKYNYPPKLSIFRFFLDAEGVRRNPIPYHQKYFRNFGDSFSIKIGSSRHIILSRDNEVAQYILQKNQKNYHKSKFQSVYLSKYLGKGLLTVDGDFWLKQRRLIQPAFHKQKMNQLVENMRLTIISELDGLVENKKVDLFPIMSELAFNVVAKSLFQFSIPEEKLNRIKFIIEEVQNFLIKEIRLPHKAWWFSVSGQVKKHLALAEENNSIIQEIIEERTNSRTEVNDLLNMLLETRYEDTGEGMSVKQLIDEIKILFIAGHETTANALTFTLHLLGNNQEVQQKVFDEITKIESETDDVVEQLQRMTYTNAVLNESMRLYPPAWITDRQNVEDDTLAGFNIKKDTLIGVSFYELHRNPKYWENPHAFNPDRFLGEQRKQSMQYFYPFGAGPRMCIGAGFAIYEMCLAISYIVKKYKVISAGSTVNFNPLITLKPVGIEVTFSKR; this comes from the coding sequence ATGTCTATCAGTAAAAAATACAATTATCCGCCTAAGCTTTCTATTTTTAGATTTTTCTTGGATGCAGAAGGAGTTCGAAGAAATCCTATACCGTATCATCAAAAATACTTTAGAAATTTTGGTGATTCTTTTTCTATAAAAATTGGAAGTTCACGTCATATTATCTTATCAAGGGATAATGAGGTAGCGCAATACATATTACAGAAGAATCAAAAAAACTATCATAAGTCTAAGTTTCAATCTGTTTATCTTTCTAAATATTTAGGAAAGGGGCTTTTGACTGTTGATGGCGATTTTTGGTTAAAACAAAGAAGACTTATCCAGCCTGCTTTTCATAAACAAAAAATGAATCAGCTGGTTGAAAATATGAGATTGACTATTATTTCGGAGTTAGATGGACTTGTTGAAAACAAAAAGGTTGATCTTTTTCCAATAATGAGTGAATTGGCATTTAATGTTGTTGCTAAATCATTATTTCAGTTTTCGATACCAGAAGAAAAATTAAATCGTATTAAATTTATTATTGAAGAAGTTCAAAATTTTTTAATTAAAGAAATTAGGCTTCCTCATAAAGCTTGGTGGTTTTCTGTTAGCGGTCAAGTTAAAAAACATCTTGCACTAGCCGAAGAGAATAATAGCATAATTCAAGAGATTATTGAGGAGAGGACCAACTCAAGAACTGAGGTAAATGATTTACTTAATATGCTTCTTGAAACCCGTTATGAAGATACTGGTGAGGGAATGTCTGTAAAGCAATTAATAGATGAAATAAAAATTTTATTTATAGCTGGACATGAGACAACTGCAAATGCTTTAACTTTTACATTACACTTATTAGGAAATAATCAGGAAGTACAGCAAAAAGTATTCGATGAAATCACGAAAATTGAATCTGAGACGGATGATGTTGTGGAGCAGCTTCAAAGAATGACCTACACTAATGCGGTTTTAAATGAGTCTATGAGATTGTATCCACCTGCATGGATAACAGATCGCCAAAATGTAGAAGACGATACATTAGCAGGGTTTAATATTAAAAAAGACACTTTGATTGGTGTTTCTTTTTATGAATTACATAGAAATCCAAAATATTGGGAAAATCCACATGCTTTTAATCCAGATCGATTTTTAGGAGAACAAAGAAAGCAATCTATGCAATATTTCTATCCTTTTGGTGCTGGACCAAGAATGTGTATTGGAGCTGGTTTTGCCATTTATGAAATGTGTCTTGCTATTTCTTATATAGTTAAAAAGTACAAAGTTATTTCTGCTGGAAGTACTGTGAACTTTAATCCGTTAATTACATTAAAACCTGTTGGAATAGAAGTTACTTTTTCTAAAAGATAA
- the queG gene encoding tRNA epoxyqueuosine(34) reductase QueG, protein MINSKEKYSNFIKAEAKRLGFLSCGISKAGFLEEEAPRLEKWLNNNHNGKMAYMENHFDKRLDPTLLVEDGKSVVSLLLNYYPESLQNDESFKISKYAYGQDYHFVIKDKLKEFLHSIQENIGEVSGRAFVDSAPVLDKAWAAKSGLGWIGKNSNLITQKVGSFYFIAELIIDLELEYDHAVTDHCGSCTACIDACPTQAIVAPYVVDGSKCISYYTIELKENIPYEMKGKFDEWMFGCDTCQDVCPWNRFSKPHSEPLFNPNPDLISFTKKDWIEITEETFKLVFKNSSIKRTKFDGLKRNIKFLE, encoded by the coding sequence ATGATTAATTCTAAAGAGAAATATTCGAATTTTATAAAAGCCGAAGCTAAAAGACTCGGCTTTCTTTCTTGCGGAATATCGAAAGCAGGATTTTTAGAAGAAGAAGCACCTCGGCTTGAAAAATGGCTTAATAATAACCATAACGGGAAAATGGCTTATATGGAAAACCATTTTGATAAACGTTTGGATCCAACTTTACTGGTTGAGGATGGAAAAAGTGTTGTTTCCCTTTTACTTAATTACTATCCAGAATCTTTGCAGAATGATGAAAGTTTTAAGATTTCAAAATATGCGTATGGACAGGATTATCATTTTGTAATTAAAGATAAACTAAAAGAATTTCTACACTCTATCCAAGAAAATATTGGAGAAGTATCTGGACGTGCTTTTGTTGACTCCGCACCAGTTTTGGATAAAGCTTGGGCAGCAAAAAGCGGCTTAGGATGGATTGGAAAAAATAGTAATTTAATTACTCAAAAAGTCGGTTCTTTTTATTTTATAGCGGAATTAATTATAGATTTAGAATTGGAATATGACCATGCAGTAACAGATCACTGTGGATCTTGTACAGCCTGCATAGACGCCTGCCCGACTCAGGCAATTGTAGCACCTTATGTTGTTGATGGAAGTAAATGTATTTCTTATTACACCATCGAATTGAAAGAAAATATTCCTTATGAAATGAAAGGAAAATTTGATGAATGGATGTTTGGCTGTGATACCTGCCAAGATGTTTGTCCATGGAATCGTTTTTCTAAACCTCACTCTGAACCTTTGTTCAATCCAAATCCAGATCTAATTTCTTTTACCAAAAAAGATTGGATTGAAATAACAGAAGAAACATTTAAACTTGTTTTTAAAAACTCTTCAATTAAAAGAACAAAATTTGACGGATTAAAACGTAATATTAAATTTTTAGAATAA